In the Shewanella sp. OMA3-2 genome, one interval contains:
- the pstA gene encoding phosphate ABC transporter permease PstA: MGKWFKSGSPWIWMTGGAVSISLIAVIGLLLLIAWRGLSYFWPAEVYQWELQDQKGIKSTLIGEIYDREEVPTERLISAGHQFNQHPGEFVTRYLVKTGNREFVGLDFRWILATDIVSRSTPSDVAKFERTKNGNFYGYPIAVIEDGKRLALDGDALESSLIEHINRAVNIGDEALTLQKSDIGSINYEIERLRLKERRYELEGKLTAAAKAEIEAGISQLNQDYLVLEKSLFALRDSAARDSVIVRDMRGEEVTLKLDSILDVNYVNHMNFIDKVAHWFIGIGRFVSDDPREANTEGGVFPAIFGTVFMVMLMAVIVTPFGVVAAIYLHEYAKKGPITKMIRIAVINLAGVPSIVYGVFGLGFFVYVLGGSLDQLFYPEALPAPTFGSPGVIWSALTLAILTLPVVIVSTEEGLSRIPSAVRQGSLALGATKAETLWRIVIPMASPAIMTGLILAVARAAGEVAPLMLVGVVKLAPTLPIDMNFPFVHLERKFMHLGFHIYDVGFQSPNVEAARPLVYATSFLLVSVIVALNLTAISVRNHLREKFRSLEH, translated from the coding sequence ATGGGTAAGTGGTTTAAATCAGGCTCACCATGGATTTGGATGACAGGTGGCGCAGTCAGTATCAGTTTGATTGCCGTGATCGGCTTATTATTACTGATCGCTTGGCGCGGCTTAAGTTACTTTTGGCCTGCTGAAGTTTATCAGTGGGAATTGCAAGATCAAAAAGGCATAAAAAGCACTCTTATAGGCGAAATTTATGATCGAGAAGAAGTACCCACTGAACGCTTAATATCAGCAGGGCATCAATTTAATCAACATCCTGGTGAGTTTGTCACGCGCTACTTGGTCAAAACCGGTAACCGTGAATTTGTTGGATTAGATTTTAGATGGATCTTAGCGACAGACATTGTCAGTCGCAGCACTCCATCAGATGTAGCAAAATTTGAGCGTACTAAAAACGGTAACTTTTACGGTTATCCCATTGCGGTTATCGAAGATGGTAAGCGTTTGGCTCTTGACGGTGATGCGCTTGAAAGCTCATTGATTGAGCATATCAATCGTGCGGTTAATATTGGCGATGAAGCATTAACCTTACAAAAAAGTGACATTGGTTCAATTAACTATGAAATTGAACGTCTACGTTTAAAAGAGCGCAGATACGAGTTAGAAGGTAAGTTAACTGCGGCAGCTAAAGCTGAAATTGAAGCGGGCATTAGTCAACTTAACCAAGACTATTTAGTACTTGAGAAATCACTTTTTGCATTACGTGATAGCGCAGCACGGGATTCGGTTATTGTGCGTGATATGCGCGGCGAGGAAGTGACCTTAAAACTAGATAGCATTCTTGATGTTAACTATGTTAACCATATGAACTTTATTGATAAAGTGGCCCATTGGTTTATTGGTATAGGGCGTTTTGTTAGCGATGACCCACGTGAAGCTAATACCGAGGGTGGAGTGTTTCCTGCCATATTTGGTACGGTATTCATGGTGATGTTAATGGCCGTTATTGTGACCCCATTTGGTGTTGTAGCTGCGATTTACCTACATGAATATGCTAAAAAAGGTCCAATTACTAAGATGATCCGCATTGCGGTAATTAATTTAGCCGGTGTGCCATCAATTGTTTATGGTGTATTTGGTTTGGGCTTCTTTGTTTATGTGCTAGGCGGTTCACTCGACCAATTGTTCTACCCTGAAGCGTTACCAGCGCCAACGTTTGGCTCGCCAGGGGTCATTTGGTCAGCATTAACTTTAGCTATTCTAACGTTACCCGTAGTGATTGTGTCTACTGAAGAAGGCTTAAGCCGTATTCCAAGTGCCGTCCGTCAAGGCAGTTTAGCCTTAGGGGCGACAAAAGCCGAAACCCTATGGCGCATCGTTATTCCAATGGCGAGTCCAGCTATTATGACAGGATTAATCTTAGCCGTTGCCCGTGCAGCAGGCGAGGTTGCTCCTTTAATGTTAGTGGGCGTGGTTAAATTGGCCCCAACATTACCAATAGATATGAACTTTCCATTTGTGCATTTAGAGCGAAAGTTTATGCACTTAGGTTTCCACATTTATGACGTAGGCTTTCAAAGCCCTAACGTCGAGGCGGCGCGTCCTTTGGTTTACGCTACCTCATTTTTATTAGTCTCGGTAATTGTCGCGTTAAACTTAACCGCCATTAGCGTGCGCAACCATTTACGTGAAAAATTCCGTTCGCTAGAACACTAA
- the pstB gene encoding phosphate ABC transporter ATP-binding protein PstB translates to MISIDRTNMQTKTVDLANLPEQDTALEIRNLNLRYAEKQALFNVSMKIPKKQVTAFIGPSGCGKSTLLRCINRMNDLVDTCKIDGEILLHGQNIYDKKVDVAALRRNVGMVFQRPNPFPKSIYENVVYGLRLQGLNNRRELDDAAERSLRGAAIWDEVKDRLHDNAFGLSGGQQQRLVIARAIAIEPEVLLLDEPTSALDPISTLTIEELITELKQKYTVVIVTHNMQQAARVSDQTAFMYMGELVEYADTNTIFTTPKKRKTEDYITGRYG, encoded by the coding sequence ATGATTTCGATTGATCGTACAAACATGCAAACTAAAACGGTAGATTTAGCTAACTTGCCAGAACAGGATACCGCTTTAGAAATTCGTAACCTTAATTTACGTTACGCAGAAAAGCAGGCACTATTTAATGTGTCGATGAAAATACCTAAAAAGCAAGTCACCGCTTTTATTGGTCCAAGTGGCTGTGGTAAATCAACCTTGCTGCGTTGTATTAACCGCATGAATGACTTAGTCGACACCTGTAAAATTGACGGTGAAATTTTGCTTCACGGTCAGAACATTTATGACAAAAAAGTCGATGTGGCCGCCCTAAGACGCAATGTCGGTATGGTGTTTCAGCGTCCAAATCCGTTTCCTAAGTCGATTTATGAAAACGTAGTATATGGCTTGCGCCTGCAAGGGTTAAATAACCGTCGCGAACTGGATGACGCCGCAGAGCGCTCATTGCGTGGTGCAGCTATTTGGGATGAAGTTAAAGACCGTTTACATGATAATGCCTTTGGATTATCGGGCGGGCAGCAGCAACGTTTGGTGATTGCCCGTGCTATTGCCATTGAGCCAGAAGTGTTATTACTCGACGAACCAACATCGGCACTAGACCCAATTTCAACCTTGACCATTGAAGAACTGATCACTGAACTGAAGCAAAAATATACCGTCGTGATTGTGACACACAACATGCAACAGGCTGCTCGTGTATCGGATCAAACGGCATTTATGTATATGGGCGAATTGGTTGAGTACGCTGATACGAACACTATATTTACTACGCCAAAGAAGCGTAAAACAGAAGATTATATTACCGGTCGTTACGGTTAA
- a CDS encoding DUF502 domain-containing protein: MKNTLARGLTNLLPMVLSIWLFWSLFISLDGLGKLLLSVFGIADLFVGAGFILVAVIVFIAGLLFSVSPIVLLYGWLERQLMKFPLFKSVYGSIRDLAGLMNRDGNPNAQQTVLIKQANGSYIVGSIMSDKPPQPLEDALPEGDWVPVLFQLSYQMAGVTTLVRREDLIEVDWSFEDAMRFNLTAGISTTKASDAVKPQEGPQ; the protein is encoded by the coding sequence ATGAAAAATACATTAGCGCGCGGACTGACCAACTTATTACCTATGGTGCTATCTATATGGTTATTTTGGTCATTATTTATCTCACTTGATGGGCTTGGCAAATTATTACTCAGTGTTTTTGGTATTGCAGACTTGTTTGTAGGTGCGGGGTTTATCTTAGTCGCGGTTATTGTGTTTATTGCCGGGCTGTTATTTTCGGTCAGCCCAATAGTGTTACTTTATGGTTGGTTAGAGCGCCAATTAATGAAGTTCCCTCTATTTAAGTCAGTTTATGGCAGCATTCGTGATTTAGCCGGTTTAATGAACCGCGATGGGAATCCTAATGCTCAACAAACGGTGTTAATCAAACAAGCTAATGGTAGCTATATTGTCGGCTCTATTATGAGTGATAAGCCGCCTCAGCCGCTTGAAGATGCTTTGCCTGAAGGCGATTGGGTACCGGTATTGTTTCAATTAAGCTATCAAATGGCTGGGGTCACCACATTAGTTAGGCGTGAAGATTTAATTGAAGTCGATTGGTCATTTGAAGACGCAATGCGGTTTAATTTAACCGCTGGTATTTCAACCACTAAAGCTAGTGATGCAGTGAAACCACAAGAGGGACCCCAATGA
- a CDS encoding substrate-binding periplasmic protein, whose protein sequence is MKDILVTVFILIRQHWCWNCTKNVLLCVSILGFTSPVLSDNHATHFVGVADSSVQNIGRVVLEKICVTQKLHCDVEMLPAPRAERSMREGSVNGEIMRVWRYGEDNPEFIRVPTSYYEIKTAFFTRKDTQYKIASVADIMDLNVGVLTGVKHTQNLGLDPKKVFYSTTTEKMMNLLDKKRVDVVIASYMDGTATINKMHAENLIVQSTTIKTQPVYMYIHPNKKELVPIIDNAINNLIKSGKLQAIITDVENNVLN, encoded by the coding sequence ATGAAGGATATATTGGTTACAGTATTCATTTTAATTCGACAGCATTGGTGTTGGAACTGCACCAAAAATGTGCTGTTATGCGTGTCTATTTTGGGGTTCACTTCGCCGGTTTTGAGTGATAATCATGCCACTCACTTTGTAGGTGTTGCGGATTCATCCGTTCAAAATATTGGGCGAGTGGTGTTAGAAAAAATTTGTGTTACTCAAAAGTTGCACTGCGATGTTGAAATGTTACCGGCCCCACGTGCTGAACGCAGTATGCGCGAAGGGTCAGTCAACGGTGAAATTATGCGGGTTTGGCGTTATGGTGAAGATAACCCTGAGTTTATTAGAGTACCAACGTCATATTATGAAATAAAAACGGCTTTTTTTACCCGCAAAGATACTCAATATAAGATTGCGTCAGTAGCCGATATTATGGATTTAAATGTAGGGGTGTTAACCGGTGTAAAGCATACTCAAAATTTGGGGCTTGATCCTAAAAAAGTATTTTACTCCACGACCACTGAAAAAATGATGAATTTATTGGACAAAAAAAGGGTAGATGTGGTCATTGCAAGTTATATGGATGGCACGGCAACTATCAATAAAATGCATGCAGAGAATTTAATCGTCCAGTCGACGACCATAAAAACACAACCTGTTTATATGTATATTCACCCAAACAAAAAAGAACTTGTGCCTATTATAGATAACGCTATCAATAATTTAATTAAGTCTGGTAAGTTGCAAGCGATAATTACCGATGTCGAAAACAACGTATTGAATTAA
- a CDS encoding Bax inhibitor-1 family protein, which translates to MEVDVFNRTQTTDKIISATAYNFTIGLTLCWGFAINWLMVTNISPESIAAINPWIFFIGYFASCFFGLYLFSRSNNPLVSFIGYNFVVVPFGLIINLVVSQYDEALVSEAIRITGLVTIGMMCLGSLFPAFFQKIVGALTIALLLVIVVELIEVFVFGVHHGILDWIVVLIFCGYIGYDWGRANQIPKTLDNAIDSAAALYMDIINLFLRILRILGRK; encoded by the coding sequence ATGGAAGTTGATGTATTTAACAGAACTCAAACCACAGATAAAATCATTAGTGCCACAGCGTATAATTTTACTATAGGCTTAACCCTTTGTTGGGGTTTTGCCATCAATTGGTTAATGGTAACCAACATATCACCAGAATCTATTGCAGCAATTAACCCTTGGATCTTTTTCATTGGTTATTTCGCCTCTTGTTTTTTCGGCTTGTATCTATTTAGTCGTTCCAATAATCCGCTGGTTAGCTTTATAGGCTACAACTTCGTGGTGGTGCCATTTGGGTTAATTATCAATTTAGTGGTCAGTCAATACGACGAGGCATTAGTGTCTGAAGCTATCCGTATTACTGGATTAGTCACAATAGGCATGATGTGCCTAGGGTCACTTTTTCCGGCCTTCTTTCAAAAGATAGTCGGTGCACTGACTATCGCTTTGTTGCTGGTTATCGTGGTCGAATTGATTGAAGTTTTTGTGTTTGGCGTTCACCACGGCATTCTAGACTGGATAGTGGTATTGATATTCTGCGGTTACATTGGATACGACTGGGGGCGGGCAAATCAAATACCCAAAACCTTAGACAATGCCATCGACAGCGCCGCTGCACTTTACATGGACATCATTAACTTATTTTTGCGTATTCTAAGAATACTGGGCAGAAAGTAA
- a CDS encoding glycoside hydrolase family 3 C-terminal domain-containing protein yields the protein MVTPLGITTSFYKKKALTLSISALLCLSVNAAVFAAHPNITPQTLHAITVLPDSEKHRIGDRIIQVEDQIKHLLPQLTLAEKVSLVHAAGKFHIPAIERLGIHEMWMSDGPHGVRYEIDRNSWAPAGWTNDYSTYLPPLTAVAASWDKNMASLHGNVLGAEARHRSKDLILGPGVNLARLPLYGRNFEYMGEDPFLAAALVVPTIKAIQANDVGATVKHYALNTQELNRTGVNAKPDERTLREVYLPAFEAAVKQANVHAIMGAYNEFRGTNANQSEHLVKDILKGEWGYQGVLLTDWNVDINTYDAAMNGLDIEMGTDVASFDDYFMAKPLLEMIKAGKVPESVLDDKVARILRVQLSIGMMDKQRLSGQRNTQAHRNDARTIATNGVVLLKNDDQVLPLKAAKLKNVLVLGPNADKRHGFGGGSSEVKALYEISPLDGLKAKLGDKVKVTLMRPASSKFMPIPNDYLTTRHWTGTPSWQINYFNDSAMTNLASESWIADPQFDAKGHTQSIEIKANIKPMESGNHSFSIQADGQVALYINDQPLINTSTAQSAKMLIQSMSLVAGETYAVSLRYQGNKQATLGWETPNSLYNSEQEYLAAAKKADAVIYFGGLSHADDRESIDRPDMILPGQQDEVISKLLQANANTIVMMIGGSAVEMPWANKTKALLWGWYGGMEAGHAYADILFGDANPSGKMPITLPKKLTDTAPIALNDYHAKESLYSEGVFMGYRWFEQQKIAPLFPFGHGLSYSQFNYSDIKLSNNSIKGNDTLTVTVNITNTSKVDGAEVAQLYLHDIKASVPRPLKELKGFEKVWLKAGETKTAQFNLTKRDLSFWDVNTNDWLAEPGEFEVMIGSSVADIRVKKRFSYQR from the coding sequence ATGGTTACGCCATTGGGTATCACAACATCTTTTTACAAAAAGAAAGCGCTTACGTTAAGTATTTCAGCGCTTTTATGTCTTAGCGTTAACGCTGCCGTTTTTGCAGCCCACCCCAATATAACTCCCCAAACACTTCATGCGATAACTGTGCTACCCGATAGCGAAAAGCACCGTATTGGCGATCGTATTATCCAAGTTGAAGACCAAATAAAGCACCTGTTACCGCAACTGACATTGGCAGAGAAAGTGTCATTGGTTCACGCCGCAGGCAAGTTTCACATTCCCGCTATCGAACGTTTAGGTATTCATGAAATGTGGATGTCTGATGGGCCGCACGGTGTCCGCTATGAAATAGACAGAAACTCATGGGCGCCAGCGGGTTGGACCAACGATTATTCAACCTACTTACCACCGCTCACTGCTGTAGCCGCCAGTTGGGATAAAAACATGGCCAGCTTACACGGTAATGTTTTAGGCGCTGAAGCACGCCACCGTAGTAAAGACTTAATTTTGGGCCCAGGGGTTAATCTTGCCCGTTTACCCTTGTATGGGCGTAACTTCGAATACATGGGCGAAGACCCCTTTTTAGCCGCCGCGCTTGTGGTACCCACTATTAAAGCCATTCAGGCTAATGATGTCGGCGCGACCGTAAAACACTACGCCTTAAACACTCAAGAGCTAAACCGCACTGGGGTGAATGCAAAACCCGATGAGCGTACCTTGCGTGAAGTGTATTTACCCGCCTTTGAAGCGGCGGTAAAACAGGCTAACGTGCACGCAATTATGGGGGCTTATAATGAGTTCAGGGGCACCAATGCTAATCAAAGCGAACACCTTGTTAAAGATATTTTAAAAGGTGAATGGGGTTATCAAGGGGTATTACTGACCGATTGGAATGTCGACATCAACACCTATGATGCCGCTATGAACGGCCTAGACATTGAAATGGGCACAGATGTTGCCAGTTTTGATGACTACTTTATGGCAAAACCATTACTAGAGATGATTAAAGCAGGCAAAGTACCCGAGTCAGTTTTAGATGACAAAGTGGCTCGAATTTTACGGGTACAACTGAGCATCGGCATGATGGATAAGCAGCGCTTATCGGGCCAGCGTAACACTCAAGCACATAGAAATGATGCCCGCACTATTGCCACTAACGGTGTTGTACTGCTTAAAAATGATGACCAAGTATTACCGCTAAAGGCCGCAAAGCTTAAAAATGTACTGGTATTAGGTCCAAATGCCGATAAACGCCACGGCTTTGGTGGCGGCTCATCTGAAGTGAAAGCGCTATATGAAATAAGCCCACTGGATGGCTTAAAAGCCAAACTAGGCGACAAGGTCAAGGTCACCTTAATGCGCCCTGCCAGTAGCAAATTTATGCCGATTCCTAATGACTATCTCACCACACGTCATTGGACTGGCACACCGTCGTGGCAAATTAACTATTTCAATGACAGTGCGATGACAAACTTAGCCAGTGAATCATGGATAGCAGATCCACAGTTTGATGCCAAAGGTCATACTCAATCTATTGAAATAAAAGCCAATATCAAACCAATGGAGTCCGGCAACCACAGCTTTAGCATTCAAGCTGATGGCCAGGTTGCGCTTTATATTAATGATCAACCGCTCATCAACACATCAACCGCACAGTCAGCAAAAATGCTTATTCAATCAATGTCTTTAGTGGCCGGTGAAACCTACGCAGTTAGCTTACGTTATCAGGGTAATAAACAAGCCACGTTGGGCTGGGAAACCCCAAACAGCTTATATAATAGTGAGCAAGAATATTTGGCTGCAGCGAAAAAAGCCGATGCGGTTATTTACTTTGGCGGCTTAAGTCATGCAGACGATAGAGAGTCGATTGACCGTCCAGATATGATATTACCCGGCCAACAAGATGAAGTGATCAGTAAACTACTGCAAGCGAATGCCAACACCATAGTAATGATGATTGGCGGTTCAGCCGTTGAAATGCCCTGGGCTAACAAGACTAAAGCACTGCTTTGGGGTTGGTATGGTGGCATGGAAGCCGGTCACGCTTATGCTGACATTCTATTTGGTGATGCAAACCCGAGTGGCAAAATGCCGATAACCTTACCTAAAAAACTTACCGACACCGCGCCAATAGCCTTAAATGATTACCACGCCAAAGAGTCACTTTATAGCGAAGGTGTATTCATGGGTTATCGCTGGTTTGAACAACAAAAAATTGCGCCATTATTCCCTTTTGGTCATGGCCTGTCTTACAGTCAATTCAACTATTCAGACATTAAATTATCCAACAACAGCATTAAAGGAAACGACACATTAACTGTTACAGTCAATATCACTAACACCAGTAAAGTTGACGGTGCAGAAGTGGCTCAGCTTTACTTACATGATATAAAAGCCAGTGTCCCTCGCCCGCTAAAAGAGTTAAAAGGCTTTGAAAAAGTCTGGTTAAAAGCCGGAGAAACCAAAACAGCCCAGTTCAACTTAACAAAGCGCGACTTGTCATTTTGGGATGTAAACACTAATGATTGGCTAGCAGAACCAGGCGAGTTTGAAGTGATGATAGGCTCATCTGTGGCAGACATTCGAGTGAAAAAACGCTTTAGCTATCAGCGTTAA
- a CDS encoding DUF6445 family protein, whose amino-acid sequence MSSPSTTHATQTQTQQNATNSIIQVSGIEPQICYIGNEQTPIIIIDNFADDIAPLLSIARQQAKFIKDDSSYYPGVRAPLPNPYAIEVINQVFQLVYDVYKVPHHLRIKPQILSFSLISQSPDSLMPLQRLPHFDTPEPYYFAILHYLNDAPHGNTAFFRHKKTGYERVNEAKMDHYFESAKAFLTDHAKDTPEYFVKSDPHYDIYHQVEYKPNRLVIYPGNLLHSTLVDLNTDIDDDPSTGRLTANIFINFK is encoded by the coding sequence ATGTCGTCACCATCAACGACCCACGCGACTCAAACACAAACCCAGCAAAATGCCACTAACAGTATTATTCAGGTTAGCGGCATTGAACCGCAGATTTGTTATATCGGTAATGAACAAACCCCGATTATTATTATCGACAACTTTGCCGATGATATCGCACCGCTATTATCCATTGCCCGCCAACAAGCCAAGTTTATTAAAGATGACAGTTCATATTATCCTGGGGTGCGTGCACCATTGCCTAATCCCTATGCAATTGAAGTCATTAATCAGGTATTTCAACTGGTTTATGATGTTTATAAAGTGCCACATCATTTACGCATAAAGCCGCAAATACTGTCATTTTCACTAATAAGCCAGTCGCCAGATAGCCTAATGCCATTACAGCGCTTACCGCATTTTGATACGCCAGAGCCGTATTATTTTGCCATTTTGCATTACCTTAATGATGCTCCCCACGGTAACACGGCTTTTTTCAGGCATAAAAAAACTGGCTATGAGCGGGTCAATGAAGCCAAGATGGATCATTACTTTGAATCGGCTAAAGCCTTTTTAACTGATCATGCCAAAGACACACCAGAGTACTTTGTTAAAAGTGATCCACATTATGATATTTATCATCAAGTTGAATATAAGCCTAATCGACTGGTCATTTATCCAGGTAACTTACTCCACTCAACCTTAGTTGACCTCAACACAGATATTGATGATGACCCAAGTACCGGTCGTCTCACCGCCAATATTTTTATCAATTTCAAATAA
- a CDS encoding SapC family protein, giving the protein MAQHVLLNSVDHKDLKIITQRSAKYGDNLWYSVTFPLEFRSIQAHYPIFFQKDPATGQFNSVALFGFQNEQNLFLSGQDWDASYVPLAVRRQPFLIGKQMVQEDGIEQQQHVIHVDLDNPRVSTTEGEAVFHPFGGNTDYLDEVGDMLAALHQGLNDNTSFTAVLLEHDLLESFTLDIELDNGEKHQMIGFYTINEDKLNQLGADVLATLHQQGYLQAIYMSMASQSNIRNLLDRKNAQTQAA; this is encoded by the coding sequence ATGGCCCAACATGTATTACTTAACAGTGTCGACCACAAAGATCTTAAAATCATTACCCAGCGCTCGGCCAAGTATGGTGACAATCTATGGTACTCGGTGACTTTCCCGCTCGAATTTAGAAGCATTCAAGCCCACTACCCCATTTTTTTCCAAAAAGATCCCGCTACGGGTCAATTTAACTCTGTGGCCTTATTTGGTTTTCAGAATGAACAAAATTTGTTCTTATCAGGCCAAGATTGGGACGCCTCGTATGTGCCACTGGCCGTTCGTCGTCAACCATTTCTTATTGGTAAGCAAATGGTGCAAGAAGATGGTATTGAGCAGCAACAGCATGTCATTCACGTCGATTTAGATAACCCAAGAGTCAGCACCACTGAAGGCGAAGCAGTATTCCACCCTTTTGGTGGCAATACCGATTATTTGGATGAAGTCGGCGATATGCTTGCAGCCCTACATCAAGGGCTCAACGATAACACCTCTTTTACGGCAGTATTACTCGAACATGATTTACTGGAGTCATTCACCTTAGATATTGAATTAGACAATGGTGAAAAACATCAAATGATTGGTTTTTATACCATTAATGAAGATAAATTAAATCAACTTGGTGCAGATGTGTTAGCGACATTGCATCAACAGGGTTACTTACAGGCGATATACATGTCAATGGCATCACAATCTAATATACGTAACCTATTAGACCGTAAAAATGCGCAAACTCAAGCGGCATAG